The following coding sequences lie in one Epinephelus moara isolate mb chromosome 17, YSFRI_EMoa_1.0, whole genome shotgun sequence genomic window:
- the rnf175 gene encoding RING finger protein 175 isoform X1, producing MAGVHPQDDLLKMTHRENWKVQHERLHVKHRGHEAMHAEMVLILIATLVVAQIVLVQWKQRHHRSYNLVTLVQMWVVPLYFTIKLYWWRFLSMWGMFSVVTSYVIFRATRKPLSCRTPRMVYKWFLLIYKLSYAVGVLGYMAIMFTMFGFNVFFRIKAEDSMDVGVIMLFYGLYYGVMGRDFAEICSDYMASTIGYYNKGGMPSRSLTNDICAVCGQRILVDVEEEGFIEDTYQLSCGHIFHEFCIRGWCIVGKKQTCPYCNEKVDLKRMMNNPWEKTHVLYGQLLDWLRYLVAWQPIIIGIVHGINFSLGLE from the exons ATGGCGGGTGTGCACCCCCAG GACGACCTGCTGAAaatgacacacagagagaactGGAA GGTGCAACATGAGCGCCTGCACGTGAAGCACAGGGGTCACGAGGCCATGCACGCAGAGATGGTGCTGATCCTCATCGCCACGCTGGTGGTGGCTCAGATCGTCCTGGTGCAGTGGAAGCAGCGGCACCACCGCTCCTACAAT cTGGTGACGCTGGTCCAGATGTGGGTGGTTCCTCTTTACTTCACCATCAAACTCTACTGGTGGAGGTTTCTGTCCATGTGGGGCATGTTCTCCGTCGTCACCAGCTACGTCATCTTCAGAGCCACTCGCAAGCCGCTGTCCTGCAGGACGCCCAG GATGGTGTACAAGTGGTTCCTGCTCATCTACAAGCTGAGCTATGCAGTGGGCGTCCTCGGCTACATGGCCATCATGTTCACCATGTTCGGCTTCAACGTCTTCTTCAG gATCAAGGCAGAGGACTCCATGGACGTAGGTGTGATCATGCTGTTTTACGGGCTTTACTACGGCGTCATGGGACGAGACTTTGCTGAAATCTGCTCCGACTACATGGCTTCTACAATTGGG taCTACAACAAAGGAGGCATGCCCAGCAGGAGTCTGACCAACGACATCTGCGCGGTGTGCGGACAGAGGATCCTGGTGGACGTGGAGGAGGAAGGGTTTATAGAAGACACCTACCAGCTCTCCTGTGGACACAT ATTCCATGAGTTCTGCATCCGCGGCTGGTGCATTGTGGGAAAGAAGCAGACGTGTCCGTACTGCAACGAGAAGGTTGACTTGAAGAGGATGATGAACAACCC CTGGGAGAagacacatgtactgtatgggCAGCTGCTTGATTGGCTCAGGTACCTTGTTGCCTGGCAACCCATCATCATCGGTATCGTCCACGGGATAAATTTCTCCCTGGGCCTGGAATAG
- the rnf175 gene encoding RING finger protein 175 isoform X2, with amino-acid sequence MHAEMVLILIATLVVAQIVLVQWKQRHHRSYNLVTLVQMWVVPLYFTIKLYWWRFLSMWGMFSVVTSYVIFRATRKPLSCRTPRMVYKWFLLIYKLSYAVGVLGYMAIMFTMFGFNVFFRIKAEDSMDVGVIMLFYGLYYGVMGRDFAEICSDYMASTIGYYNKGGMPSRSLTNDICAVCGQRILVDVEEEGFIEDTYQLSCGHIFHEFCIRGWCIVGKKQTCPYCNEKVDLKRMMNNPWEKTHVLYGQLLDWLRYLVAWQPIIIGIVHGINFSLGLE; translated from the exons ATGCACGCAGAGATGGTGCTGATCCTCATCGCCACGCTGGTGGTGGCTCAGATCGTCCTGGTGCAGTGGAAGCAGCGGCACCACCGCTCCTACAAT cTGGTGACGCTGGTCCAGATGTGGGTGGTTCCTCTTTACTTCACCATCAAACTCTACTGGTGGAGGTTTCTGTCCATGTGGGGCATGTTCTCCGTCGTCACCAGCTACGTCATCTTCAGAGCCACTCGCAAGCCGCTGTCCTGCAGGACGCCCAG GATGGTGTACAAGTGGTTCCTGCTCATCTACAAGCTGAGCTATGCAGTGGGCGTCCTCGGCTACATGGCCATCATGTTCACCATGTTCGGCTTCAACGTCTTCTTCAG gATCAAGGCAGAGGACTCCATGGACGTAGGTGTGATCATGCTGTTTTACGGGCTTTACTACGGCGTCATGGGACGAGACTTTGCTGAAATCTGCTCCGACTACATGGCTTCTACAATTGGG taCTACAACAAAGGAGGCATGCCCAGCAGGAGTCTGACCAACGACATCTGCGCGGTGTGCGGACAGAGGATCCTGGTGGACGTGGAGGAGGAAGGGTTTATAGAAGACACCTACCAGCTCTCCTGTGGACACAT ATTCCATGAGTTCTGCATCCGCGGCTGGTGCATTGTGGGAAAGAAGCAGACGTGTCCGTACTGCAACGAGAAGGTTGACTTGAAGAGGATGATGAACAACCC CTGGGAGAagacacatgtactgtatgggCAGCTGCTTGATTGGCTCAGGTACCTTGTTGCCTGGCAACCCATCATCATCGGTATCGTCCACGGGATAAATTTCTCCCTGGGCCTGGAATAG